In a genomic window of Streptomyces sp. NBC_01231:
- a CDS encoding organic hydroperoxide resistance protein, whose amino-acid sequence MDALYTAVATATHGREGRAVSSDGKIDLALAMPPEMGGNGQGTNPEQLFAAGYAACFGSALGLVGRQAKVDVSDAAVTAEVGIGKQGEGFGLKVTLRVELPDSVDEAAGRKLVEQAHQVCPYSNATRGNIEVDLVIE is encoded by the coding sequence ATGGACGCGCTCTACACCGCAGTCGCCACCGCCACTCACGGCCGTGAGGGCCGTGCGGTTTCCTCCGACGGCAAGATCGACCTCGCGCTGGCCATGCCGCCGGAGATGGGCGGCAACGGGCAGGGCACCAACCCGGAGCAGCTGTTCGCCGCCGGTTACGCCGCCTGCTTCGGCAGCGCCCTCGGCCTGGTCGGCCGGCAGGCCAAGGTCGACGTGAGCGACGCCGCCGTGACCGCCGAGGTGGGCATAGGCAAGCAGGGCGAGGGCTTCGGCCTCAAGGTCACCCTCCGCGTCGAGCTGCCCGACTCCGTGGACGAGGCGGCCGGCCGCAAGCTGGTCGAGCAGGCCCACCAGGTCTGCCCCTACTCCAACGCCACCCGCGGCAACATCGAAGTCGATCTCGTCATCGAGTGA
- a CDS encoding MarR family transcriptional regulator, with product MTPTPTPPAAAASTAAAAENWLRLDSQICFSLHAASRAFNGVYRVLLKDLGLTYPQYLVMLVLWEQGELPVKKLGEHLRLDSGTLSPLLKRLETAGLVRRERSARDERSVEVRLTEEGAALRDRAVRVPPRIAAATGFDLDEIRALRDRLDQLTSTLDAAALGEAPECEQEVVAPAASDAAACLTEDGTGAHPLHTEANGQGDGRR from the coding sequence ATGACCCCGACCCCGACCCCGCCCGCCGCCGCAGCCTCCACCGCAGCCGCCGCGGAGAACTGGCTGCGCCTGGACTCCCAGATCTGCTTCTCCCTGCACGCCGCCTCACGCGCCTTCAACGGCGTCTACCGCGTACTCCTCAAGGACCTCGGGCTCACCTACCCGCAGTACCTGGTGATGCTGGTGCTGTGGGAACAGGGCGAGCTGCCGGTCAAGAAGCTCGGCGAGCACCTGCGCCTCGACTCCGGCACACTGTCCCCGCTGCTCAAGCGGCTGGAGACGGCCGGACTCGTACGACGGGAGCGCAGCGCCCGTGACGAACGGTCGGTGGAGGTACGGCTGACCGAGGAGGGCGCGGCGCTGCGCGACCGCGCGGTCCGCGTCCCACCCCGGATCGCCGCCGCGACCGGCTTCGACCTCGACGAGATCCGCGCACTGCGCGACCGCCTCGACCAGCTCACCTCGACGCTGGACGCGGCGGCGTTGGGGGAGGCCCCGGAGTGTGAGCAGGAAGTCGTCGCACCGGCCGCCTCGGACGCCGCCGCCTGCTTGACTGAGGACGGAACAGGAGCCCATCCGCTCCACACAGAAGCCAACGGACAAGGGGACGGCCGCAGATGA